A region from the Lolium perenne isolate Kyuss_39 chromosome 4, Kyuss_2.0, whole genome shotgun sequence genome encodes:
- the LOC127348893 gene encoding serpin-Z2A-like encodes MDKEARPSKKEKARQSKETRQGKKARSSVDSAGLTALALRLANTLSKGENIIFSPLSIYTALGLVAAGARGKTLDEILAVLGASSREEVAEVVRGVAESALATDGSGPLIITFACGVWHQKGLALKPAYRAAAVESYKAEASAVDFQEDPEGSRAAINGWVAEATNKLITSLLPPDSVHEDIRLVLANAMYFKGKWEDRFHQSLTKDADFYRLDGSTVSVPFMTSGRLPTTGTEDEEEDFPFFFLEQEEEVKYFVASYDGFKVLKLPYQAPNGGKYSMCVFLPDARDGLPSLADEMASGGGGRFLFDHLPDWRIRVDKLLLPRFKLSFSCSMKETLQTLGLRAAFCEEADLSDMVDDSGQDMKMRVEDVFHKAVVEVNEEGTEAAVSTAATSVLQCYRTPFHFVADHPFAFFILEEESSTVLFAGHVLDPSNSSE; translated from the exons ATGGACAAGGAGGCGCGGCCAAGCAAGAAGGAGAAGGCCCGGCAAAGCAAGGAGACGCGGCAAGGCAAGAAGGCTCGTAGTTCCGTCGACTCCGCCGGCCTGACGGCGCTGGCCCTCCGCCTTGCCAACACGTTATCCAAGGGCGAGAATATCATTTTCTCGCCGCTGTCCATCTACACCGCGCTGGGCCTGGTGGCGGCTGGCGCTCGGGGCAAAACCCTTGACGAGATCCTCGCCGTGCTTGGCGCATCGTCGCGCGAGGAGGTCGCCGAGGTCGTGCGCGGCGTGGCGGAgagcgccctcgccaccgacggatccggACCGCTGATTATCACGTTCGCGTGCGGCGTGTGGCATCAGAAAGGACTTGCGCTGAAGCCggcctaccgcgccgccgccgtcgagtcCTACAAGGCGGAGGCTAGCGCCGTCGACTTCCAG GAAGATCCAGAGGGTTCAAGGGCGGCAATCAACGGCTGGGTTGCAGAGGCCACGAACAAGCTCATCACGTCCCTGCTCCCTCCAGACTCGGTGCACGAGGACATCAGGCTCGTGCTGGCTAACGCCATGTACTTCAAGGGAAAGTGGGAAGATCGCTTCCACCAGAGCCTCACAAAGGATGCCGACTTCTACCGTCTCGATGGCAGCACCGTCAGTGTGCCTTTCATGACCTCCGGGAGACTTCCCACTACGGGcacggaggacgaggaggaggatttcCCTTTCTTTTTTTTGGAACAAGAAGAAGAAGTCAAGTACTTCGTTGCCTCCTATGACGGTTTCAAGGTGCTCAAGCTCCCTTACCAAGCGCCAAACGGCGGCAAGTACTCGATGTGCGTCTTCCTTCCCGACGCGCGTGATGGTCTGCCTAGCCTAGCGGACGAGATGgcgtccggcggcggcgggaggttcCTGTTCGACCACTTGCCCGATTGGCGAATTAGGGTGGACAAGCTTTTGCTTCCCAGGTTTAAGCTATCCTTCTCCTGCAGCATGAAAGAGACTCTCCAAACCTTGGGGCTCCGGGCAGCGTTCTGCGAGGAGGCCGACCTGTCTGACATGGTGGATGACTCCGGCCAGGACATGAAGATGCGCGTGGAGGATGTGTTCCACAAGGCGGTCGTGGAGGTGAATGAGGAAGGCACCGAGGCAGCCGTTTCCACTGCCGCCACATCCGTTTTGCAGTGCTACAGAACGCCTTTCCATTTCGTTGCTGACCACCCGTTTGCCTTCTTCATTCTGGAGGAGGAGTCCAGCACGGTCCTCTTTGCCGGCCACGTTCTTGATCCTTCTAATAGCTCGGAATAG
- the LOC127295207 gene encoding uncharacterized protein isoform X3 has translation MFLPLAGRRIFILLLLVELLAPLRCAGESATCLAVYREGGAPAVYQSAHCPRWTILPGGEGDGDQRSSSPPPRRCHVAAHRGRRRSQEDRAVCALGIRIPFIDQMRIKEVHVGVMAIFDGHNGAEASEMASKLLLEYLLLHVYFLLDGIYSIMFRKSTGKLTYKEVTILNNVLNLYREDQSNHRERSCWTSPAILDRSFHMEILKESLLRAVQDIDLTFSKEALRKKFDSGSTATVVLIADGQIITANLGDSKAFLCSESHIPYRQKRKRRRRRNSSNDDDFPLANYDGPLYYSVKELTKDHHPDREDERRRVEAAGGFVLEWAGVYRVNGELALSRAIGDMPFKRYGVISTPELTGWQLLSANDSFLIASSDGVFEKMTMQDVCDMMLHAKLGDNQDFESFSVAQQNLADYVVHLALQKGTTDNVAAVVVPLGSPSSSGATIEDWHHLEENSRTSLLPLQTIPYQHKSDGVSSAVIEMEYFKRSSTKFQRFLVDVKHKRLGCFYLSESLDEDMDYIFRVPQDFEHEGVYNFNHMPNENVLSSDGNLEKYKDRNFCWYLGHQDDEMGRCSSPEGFANYFGLLDSVSHNQSKSNSSHSFGYKIADIRYKLKRRFDRGSYGEVWLAFRWNCSDDVDVHKDSFHFSTILTPDSYNCTSSNTTSSSDGNHVPDTIDGDLFILKRIMVERGNAAYLSGLREKYFGQLFSNASKTLEGLSRMESSSTTFSVDMHFIEYTFPEQNISAIEESLKHVARFIESFESESKEIWLVYRNEGSSLSKLIYAAEETKLVTGNDNERVRHIQVLQPSKWWYWLRTTKAGQRQMQNLLWQLLMGLKACHDRNITHRDIKPENMIICFEDLKTGKCLREIPSEAKENKLNMRLIDFGSAIDDFTLKHLYGSGPTRSEQTFEYTPPEALLNSSWYQGSKSARLKYDMWSVGVVMLELIVGSPHVFQIGDHARILMDQRLGGWSEQTKELAYKLRSYMELCILVPGISSHQGSSNSEQGHVGLASWKCSEESFARQVKIRDPLKMGFPNLWALRLARQLLVWHHEDRLSVDEALNHPYFQEPP, from the exons ATGTTCTTACCCCTCGCCGGCCGCCGTATCTTCATTCTTCTCCTCCTGGTCGAGCTCCTCGCGCCTCTTCGCTGCGCGGGGGAGTCGGCCACGTGCCTCGCCGTGTACCGCGAGGGCGGCGCGCCCGCGGTGTACCAATCCGCGCATTGCCCCCGCTGGACCATCCTCCCCGGCGGTGAGGGGGATGGGGACCAAAGATCCTCCTCCCCGCCGCCGAGGAGGTGCCACGTTGCAGCCCACCGCGGCCGCCGCCGCTCTCAGGAGGACCGGGCCGTCTGCGCGCTCGGCATCCGCATCCCCTTTATAG ACCAAATGAGGATTAAAGAGGTGCATGTTGGAGTGATGGCAATATTTGATGGTCATAATGGAGCTGAGGCCAGTGAGATGGCTTCTAAGCTCTTGCTAGAGTACCTTTTACTCCATGTTTATTTTCTTCTTGATGGTATATACTCCATCATGTTCAGAAAATCTACTGGAAAATTGACATACAAGGAAGTTACTATTCTTAACAATGTTCTTAACCTGTACAGAGAGGATCAGTCCAATCACCGGGAGAG GTCTTGTTGGACATCGCCCGCTATTCTAGACCGATCATTTCACATGGAAATTCTCAAGGAATCATTATTGAGGGCAGTTCAGGATATTGATCTAACATTCTCCAAGGAAG CTTTGCGTAAAAAATTCGACTCCGGTTCAACAGCTACTGTTGTCTTGATAGCTGATGGCCAAATCATAACTGCTAATCTTGGAGATTCAAAAGCTTTTTTGTGCTCAGAAAGTCACATTCCGTATCGTCAAAAGA GAAAACGGAGAAGAAGGAGAAACTCAAGCAATGATGATGACTTTCCTTTAGCAAATTATGATGGTCCACTTTATTATAGTGTAAAGGAGTTAACCAAGGACCATCATCCGGATAGAGAAGATGAGAGAAGGCGTGTAGAAGCTGCTGGTGGTTTTGTTCTTGAGTGGGCTGGTGTATACCGTGTGAATGGCGAGCTAGCACTATCTCGAGCTATTGGTGACATGCCTTTTAAACG GTATGGTGTAATATCGACACCTGAACTGACAGGGTGGCAGCTTCTGTCAGCAAATGATAGCTTTCTTATTGCCTCATCTGATGGGGTCTTTGAGAAAATGACTATGCAAGATGTTTGCGACATGATGTTGCATGCGAAACTTGGTGATAACCAGGACTTCGAATCATTTTCTGTTGCGCAACAGAATTTGGCGGACTATGTAGTTCATCTTGCTTTGCAGAAAGGTACAACAGATAATGTAGCAGCTGTGGTTGTTCCTTTGGGATCTCCTAGTAGCTCTGGAGCTACAATAGAAGATTGGCACCATCTTGAAGAAAACTCCAGGACATCTCTTTTGCCTTTACAGACCATTCCGTACCAACATAAATCTG ACGGAGTTAGTTCAGCTGTTATTGAAATGGAGTATTTCAAGCGCTCATCAACAAAGTTCCAGAGGTTCTTG GTTGATGTAAAACATAAGAGACTGGGCTGTTTCTACTTATCTGAGAGTCTTGATGAAGATATGGATTATATATTTAGGGTACCACAGGACTTTGAGCATGAAGGAGTCTACAATTTCAATCACATGCCAAATGAAAACGTGCTATCTTCTGATG GAAATCTTGAAAAATACAAGGACAGAAACTTTTGCTGGTACCTTGGCCATCAAGATGATGAAATGGGCCGGTGTAGTAGTCCTGAAGGGTTTGCAAATTATTTTGGTTTGCTCGACTCCGTTTCGCATAATCAAAGCAAATCGAACAGTTCACATTCATTTGGCTACAAGATAGCTGATATCAG GTACAAGCTGAAGAGAAGATTTGATCGTGGTTCATATGGCGAAGTCTGGTTGGCATTTCGCTGGAATTGCTCTGATGATGTAGATGTACATAAAGATTCTTTCCACTTTAGCACTATACTTACACCAGACTCATATAATTGCACAAGTTCAAACACAACTTCGTCATCTGATGGAAATCATGTCCCAGACACAATAGATGGTGATTTATTCATATTGAAGCGCATAATG GTTGAAAGAGGAAATGCTGCCTACTTGAGTGGATTGCGTGAGAAGTATTTTGGACAATTATTTTCAAATGCCTCAAAAACTCTTGAAGGTTTGTCAAGGATGGAGTCATCATCTACAACGTTTTCGGTGGACATGCATTTCATTGAGTATACCTTTCCAGAACAGAACATTTCAGCTATTGAGGAATCACTCAAGCATGTGGCTAGGTTTATAGAATCTTTTGAATCAGAATCAAAGGAAATATGGCTTGTGTACCGTAATGAAGGAAGCTCTCTATCAAAACTGATATATGCAGCTGAAGAAACAAAGTTAGTTACTGGTAATGATAATGAGAGGGTCAGACATATTCAAGTTCTGCAACCATCGAAGTGGTGGTATTGGTTAAGGACAACTAAAGCTGGACAAAGGCAAATGCAGAACCTGTTATGGCAGCTG CTGATGGGTCTAAAGGCCTGTCATGATCGTAATATCACTCACAGGGATATTAAACCTG AGAACATGATCATCTGCTTTGAGGATTTGAAGACTGGAAAATGTTTAAGAGAAATTCCATCTGAAGCAAAGGAAAACAAACTGAACAT GCGTCTTATTGACTTTGGCAGTGCCATTGATGATTTCACTTTGAAGCATCTTTATGGCTCAGGGCCTACTCG GTCTGAGCAGACTTTTGAGTACACTCCTCCGGAGGCACTCCTTAATTCAAGCTGGTATCAGGGATCAAAAAGTGCAAGACTGAA GTATGATATGTGGAGTGTTGGAGTTGTCATGCTGGAGTTGATAGTTGGTTCTCCACATGTTTTCCAGATAGGTGACCATGCACGTATTTTAATGGATCAGCGTCTTGGAGGGTGGAGTGAGCAAACAAAGGAGCTTGCATACAA GTTGAGGTCTTACATGGAACTGTGCATTTTAGTGCCGGGGATTTCCTCACATCAAGGCAGCAGTAACTCAGAACAG GGTCATGTCGGGTTAGCTTCTTGGAAATGCTCTGAAGAATCATTTGCCCGTCAAGTGAAGATCCGAGATCCTCTAAAAATGGG CTTTCCTAATTTGTGGGCATTGCGACTAGCACGCCAGCTACTAGTGTGGCATCAT GAGGACCGTCTAAGCGTTGATGAAGCACTGAATCATCCTTACTTCCAAGAGCCACCATAA
- the LOC127295207 gene encoding uncharacterized protein isoform X1 has protein sequence MFLPLAGRRIFILLLLVELLAPLRCAGESATCLAVYREGGAPAVYQSAHCPRWTILPGGEGDGDQRSSSPPPRRCHVAAHRGRRRSQEDRAVCALGIRIPFIDQMRIKEVHVGVMAIFDGHNGAEASEMASKLLLEYLLLHVYFLLDGIYSIMFRKSTGKLTYKEVTILNNVLNLYREDQSNHRERSCWTSPAILDRSFHMEILKESLLRAVQDIDLTFSKEALRKKFDSGSTATVVLIADGQIITANLGDSKAFLCSESHIPYRQKRKRRRRRNSSNDDDFPLANYDGPLYYSVKELTKDHHPDREDERRRVEAAGGFVLEWAGVYRVNGELALSRAIGDMPFKRYGVISTPELTGWQLLSANDSFLIASSDGVFEKMTMQDVCDMMLHAKLGDNQDFESFSVAQQNLADYVVHLALQKGTTDNVAAVVVPLGSPSSSGATIEDWHHLEENSRTSLLPLQTIPYQHKSDGVSSAVIEMEYFKRSSTKFQRFLVDVKHKRLGCFYLSESLDEDMDYIFRVPQDFEHEGVYNFNHMPNENVLSSDGNLEKYKDRNFCWYLGHQDDEMGRCSSPEGFANYFGLLDSVSHNQSKSNSSHSFGYKIADIRYKLKRRFDRGSYGEVWLAFRWNCSDDVDVHKDSFHFSTILTPDSYNCTSSNTTSSSDGNHVPDTIDGDLFILKRIMVERGNAAYLSGLREKYFGQLFSNASKTLEGLSRMESSSTTFSVDMHFIEYTFPEQNISAIEESLKHVARFIESFESESKEIWLVYRNEGSSLSKLIYAAEETKLVTGNDNERVRHIQVLQPSKWWYWLRTTKAGQRQMQNLLWQLLMGLKACHDRNITHRDIKPENMIICFEDLKTGKCLREIPSEAKENKLNMSEQTFEYTPPEALLNSSWYQGSKSARLKYDMWSVGVVMLELIVGSPHVFQIGDHARILMDQRLGGWSEQTKELAYKLRSYMELCILVPGISSHQGSSNSEQGHVGLASWKCSEESFARQVKIRDPLKMGFPNLWALRLARQLLVWHHEDRLSVDEALNHPYFQEPP, from the exons ATGTTCTTACCCCTCGCCGGCCGCCGTATCTTCATTCTTCTCCTCCTGGTCGAGCTCCTCGCGCCTCTTCGCTGCGCGGGGGAGTCGGCCACGTGCCTCGCCGTGTACCGCGAGGGCGGCGCGCCCGCGGTGTACCAATCCGCGCATTGCCCCCGCTGGACCATCCTCCCCGGCGGTGAGGGGGATGGGGACCAAAGATCCTCCTCCCCGCCGCCGAGGAGGTGCCACGTTGCAGCCCACCGCGGCCGCCGCCGCTCTCAGGAGGACCGGGCCGTCTGCGCGCTCGGCATCCGCATCCCCTTTATAG ACCAAATGAGGATTAAAGAGGTGCATGTTGGAGTGATGGCAATATTTGATGGTCATAATGGAGCTGAGGCCAGTGAGATGGCTTCTAAGCTCTTGCTAGAGTACCTTTTACTCCATGTTTATTTTCTTCTTGATGGTATATACTCCATCATGTTCAGAAAATCTACTGGAAAATTGACATACAAGGAAGTTACTATTCTTAACAATGTTCTTAACCTGTACAGAGAGGATCAGTCCAATCACCGGGAGAG GTCTTGTTGGACATCGCCCGCTATTCTAGACCGATCATTTCACATGGAAATTCTCAAGGAATCATTATTGAGGGCAGTTCAGGATATTGATCTAACATTCTCCAAGGAAG CTTTGCGTAAAAAATTCGACTCCGGTTCAACAGCTACTGTTGTCTTGATAGCTGATGGCCAAATCATAACTGCTAATCTTGGAGATTCAAAAGCTTTTTTGTGCTCAGAAAGTCACATTCCGTATCGTCAAAAGA GAAAACGGAGAAGAAGGAGAAACTCAAGCAATGATGATGACTTTCCTTTAGCAAATTATGATGGTCCACTTTATTATAGTGTAAAGGAGTTAACCAAGGACCATCATCCGGATAGAGAAGATGAGAGAAGGCGTGTAGAAGCTGCTGGTGGTTTTGTTCTTGAGTGGGCTGGTGTATACCGTGTGAATGGCGAGCTAGCACTATCTCGAGCTATTGGTGACATGCCTTTTAAACG GTATGGTGTAATATCGACACCTGAACTGACAGGGTGGCAGCTTCTGTCAGCAAATGATAGCTTTCTTATTGCCTCATCTGATGGGGTCTTTGAGAAAATGACTATGCAAGATGTTTGCGACATGATGTTGCATGCGAAACTTGGTGATAACCAGGACTTCGAATCATTTTCTGTTGCGCAACAGAATTTGGCGGACTATGTAGTTCATCTTGCTTTGCAGAAAGGTACAACAGATAATGTAGCAGCTGTGGTTGTTCCTTTGGGATCTCCTAGTAGCTCTGGAGCTACAATAGAAGATTGGCACCATCTTGAAGAAAACTCCAGGACATCTCTTTTGCCTTTACAGACCATTCCGTACCAACATAAATCTG ACGGAGTTAGTTCAGCTGTTATTGAAATGGAGTATTTCAAGCGCTCATCAACAAAGTTCCAGAGGTTCTTG GTTGATGTAAAACATAAGAGACTGGGCTGTTTCTACTTATCTGAGAGTCTTGATGAAGATATGGATTATATATTTAGGGTACCACAGGACTTTGAGCATGAAGGAGTCTACAATTTCAATCACATGCCAAATGAAAACGTGCTATCTTCTGATG GAAATCTTGAAAAATACAAGGACAGAAACTTTTGCTGGTACCTTGGCCATCAAGATGATGAAATGGGCCGGTGTAGTAGTCCTGAAGGGTTTGCAAATTATTTTGGTTTGCTCGACTCCGTTTCGCATAATCAAAGCAAATCGAACAGTTCACATTCATTTGGCTACAAGATAGCTGATATCAG GTACAAGCTGAAGAGAAGATTTGATCGTGGTTCATATGGCGAAGTCTGGTTGGCATTTCGCTGGAATTGCTCTGATGATGTAGATGTACATAAAGATTCTTTCCACTTTAGCACTATACTTACACCAGACTCATATAATTGCACAAGTTCAAACACAACTTCGTCATCTGATGGAAATCATGTCCCAGACACAATAGATGGTGATTTATTCATATTGAAGCGCATAATG GTTGAAAGAGGAAATGCTGCCTACTTGAGTGGATTGCGTGAGAAGTATTTTGGACAATTATTTTCAAATGCCTCAAAAACTCTTGAAGGTTTGTCAAGGATGGAGTCATCATCTACAACGTTTTCGGTGGACATGCATTTCATTGAGTATACCTTTCCAGAACAGAACATTTCAGCTATTGAGGAATCACTCAAGCATGTGGCTAGGTTTATAGAATCTTTTGAATCAGAATCAAAGGAAATATGGCTTGTGTACCGTAATGAAGGAAGCTCTCTATCAAAACTGATATATGCAGCTGAAGAAACAAAGTTAGTTACTGGTAATGATAATGAGAGGGTCAGACATATTCAAGTTCTGCAACCATCGAAGTGGTGGTATTGGTTAAGGACAACTAAAGCTGGACAAAGGCAAATGCAGAACCTGTTATGGCAGCTG CTGATGGGTCTAAAGGCCTGTCATGATCGTAATATCACTCACAGGGATATTAAACCTG AGAACATGATCATCTGCTTTGAGGATTTGAAGACTGGAAAATGTTTAAGAGAAATTCCATCTGAAGCAAAGGAAAACAAACTGAACAT GTCTGAGCAGACTTTTGAGTACACTCCTCCGGAGGCACTCCTTAATTCAAGCTGGTATCAGGGATCAAAAAGTGCAAGACTGAA GTATGATATGTGGAGTGTTGGAGTTGTCATGCTGGAGTTGATAGTTGGTTCTCCACATGTTTTCCAGATAGGTGACCATGCACGTATTTTAATGGATCAGCGTCTTGGAGGGTGGAGTGAGCAAACAAAGGAGCTTGCATACAA GTTGAGGTCTTACATGGAACTGTGCATTTTAGTGCCGGGGATTTCCTCACATCAAGGCAGCAGTAACTCAGAACAG GGTCATGTCGGGTTAGCTTCTTGGAAATGCTCTGAAGAATCATTTGCCCGTCAAGTGAAGATCCGAGATCCTCTAAAAATGGG CTTTCCTAATTTGTGGGCATTGCGACTAGCACGCCAGCTACTAGTGTGGCATCAT GAGGACCGTCTAAGCGTTGATGAAGCACTGAATCATCCTTACTTCCAAGAGCCACCATAA
- the LOC127295207 gene encoding putative protein phosphatase 2C 76 isoform X2: MFLPLAGRRIFILLLLVELLAPLRCAGESATCLAVYREGGAPAVYQSAHCPRWTILPGGEGDGDQRSSSPPPRRCHVAAHRGRRRSQEDRAVCALGIRIPFIDQMRIKEVHVGVMAIFDGHNGAEASEMASKLLLEYLLLHVYFLLDGIYSIMFRKSTGKLTYKEVTILNNVLNLYREDQSNHRERSCWTSPAILDRSFHMEILKESLLRAVQDIDLTFSKEALRKKFDSGSTATVVLIADGQIITANLGDSKAFLCSESHIPYRQKRKRRRRRNSSNDDDFPLANYDGPLYYSVKELTKDHHPDREDERRRVEAAGGFVLEWAGVYRVNGELALSRAIGDMPFKRYGVISTPELTGWQLLSANDSFLIASSDGVFEKMTMQDVCDMMLHAKLGDNQDFESFSVAQQNLADYVVHLALQKGTTDNVAAVVVPLGSPSSSGATIEDWHHLEENSRTSLLPLQTIPYQHKSDGVSSAVIEMEYFKRSSTKFQRFLVDVKHKRLGCFYLSESLDEDMDYIFRVPQDFEHEGVYNFNHMPNENVLSSDGNLEKYKDRNFCWYLGHQDDEMGRCSSPEGFANYFGLLDSVSHNQSKSNSSHSFGYKIADIRYKLKRRFDRGSYGEVWLAFRWNCSDDVDVHKDSFHFSTILTPDSYNCTSSNTTSSSDGNHVPDTIDGDLFILKRIMVERGNAAYLSGLREKYFGQLFSNASKTLEGLSRMESSSTTFSVDMHFIEYTFPEQNISAIEESLKHVARFIESFESESKEIWLVYRNEGSSLSKLIYAAEETKLVTGNDNERVRHIQVLQPSKWWYWLRTTKAGQRQMQNLLWQLLMGLKACHDRNITHRDIKPENMIICFEDLKTGKCLREIPSEAKENKLNMRLIDFGSAIDDFTLKHLYGSGPTRFEL, translated from the exons ATGTTCTTACCCCTCGCCGGCCGCCGTATCTTCATTCTTCTCCTCCTGGTCGAGCTCCTCGCGCCTCTTCGCTGCGCGGGGGAGTCGGCCACGTGCCTCGCCGTGTACCGCGAGGGCGGCGCGCCCGCGGTGTACCAATCCGCGCATTGCCCCCGCTGGACCATCCTCCCCGGCGGTGAGGGGGATGGGGACCAAAGATCCTCCTCCCCGCCGCCGAGGAGGTGCCACGTTGCAGCCCACCGCGGCCGCCGCCGCTCTCAGGAGGACCGGGCCGTCTGCGCGCTCGGCATCCGCATCCCCTTTATAG ACCAAATGAGGATTAAAGAGGTGCATGTTGGAGTGATGGCAATATTTGATGGTCATAATGGAGCTGAGGCCAGTGAGATGGCTTCTAAGCTCTTGCTAGAGTACCTTTTACTCCATGTTTATTTTCTTCTTGATGGTATATACTCCATCATGTTCAGAAAATCTACTGGAAAATTGACATACAAGGAAGTTACTATTCTTAACAATGTTCTTAACCTGTACAGAGAGGATCAGTCCAATCACCGGGAGAG GTCTTGTTGGACATCGCCCGCTATTCTAGACCGATCATTTCACATGGAAATTCTCAAGGAATCATTATTGAGGGCAGTTCAGGATATTGATCTAACATTCTCCAAGGAAG CTTTGCGTAAAAAATTCGACTCCGGTTCAACAGCTACTGTTGTCTTGATAGCTGATGGCCAAATCATAACTGCTAATCTTGGAGATTCAAAAGCTTTTTTGTGCTCAGAAAGTCACATTCCGTATCGTCAAAAGA GAAAACGGAGAAGAAGGAGAAACTCAAGCAATGATGATGACTTTCCTTTAGCAAATTATGATGGTCCACTTTATTATAGTGTAAAGGAGTTAACCAAGGACCATCATCCGGATAGAGAAGATGAGAGAAGGCGTGTAGAAGCTGCTGGTGGTTTTGTTCTTGAGTGGGCTGGTGTATACCGTGTGAATGGCGAGCTAGCACTATCTCGAGCTATTGGTGACATGCCTTTTAAACG GTATGGTGTAATATCGACACCTGAACTGACAGGGTGGCAGCTTCTGTCAGCAAATGATAGCTTTCTTATTGCCTCATCTGATGGGGTCTTTGAGAAAATGACTATGCAAGATGTTTGCGACATGATGTTGCATGCGAAACTTGGTGATAACCAGGACTTCGAATCATTTTCTGTTGCGCAACAGAATTTGGCGGACTATGTAGTTCATCTTGCTTTGCAGAAAGGTACAACAGATAATGTAGCAGCTGTGGTTGTTCCTTTGGGATCTCCTAGTAGCTCTGGAGCTACAATAGAAGATTGGCACCATCTTGAAGAAAACTCCAGGACATCTCTTTTGCCTTTACAGACCATTCCGTACCAACATAAATCTG ACGGAGTTAGTTCAGCTGTTATTGAAATGGAGTATTTCAAGCGCTCATCAACAAAGTTCCAGAGGTTCTTG GTTGATGTAAAACATAAGAGACTGGGCTGTTTCTACTTATCTGAGAGTCTTGATGAAGATATGGATTATATATTTAGGGTACCACAGGACTTTGAGCATGAAGGAGTCTACAATTTCAATCACATGCCAAATGAAAACGTGCTATCTTCTGATG GAAATCTTGAAAAATACAAGGACAGAAACTTTTGCTGGTACCTTGGCCATCAAGATGATGAAATGGGCCGGTGTAGTAGTCCTGAAGGGTTTGCAAATTATTTTGGTTTGCTCGACTCCGTTTCGCATAATCAAAGCAAATCGAACAGTTCACATTCATTTGGCTACAAGATAGCTGATATCAG GTACAAGCTGAAGAGAAGATTTGATCGTGGTTCATATGGCGAAGTCTGGTTGGCATTTCGCTGGAATTGCTCTGATGATGTAGATGTACATAAAGATTCTTTCCACTTTAGCACTATACTTACACCAGACTCATATAATTGCACAAGTTCAAACACAACTTCGTCATCTGATGGAAATCATGTCCCAGACACAATAGATGGTGATTTATTCATATTGAAGCGCATAATG GTTGAAAGAGGAAATGCTGCCTACTTGAGTGGATTGCGTGAGAAGTATTTTGGACAATTATTTTCAAATGCCTCAAAAACTCTTGAAGGTTTGTCAAGGATGGAGTCATCATCTACAACGTTTTCGGTGGACATGCATTTCATTGAGTATACCTTTCCAGAACAGAACATTTCAGCTATTGAGGAATCACTCAAGCATGTGGCTAGGTTTATAGAATCTTTTGAATCAGAATCAAAGGAAATATGGCTTGTGTACCGTAATGAAGGAAGCTCTCTATCAAAACTGATATATGCAGCTGAAGAAACAAAGTTAGTTACTGGTAATGATAATGAGAGGGTCAGACATATTCAAGTTCTGCAACCATCGAAGTGGTGGTATTGGTTAAGGACAACTAAAGCTGGACAAAGGCAAATGCAGAACCTGTTATGGCAGCTG CTGATGGGTCTAAAGGCCTGTCATGATCGTAATATCACTCACAGGGATATTAAACCTG AGAACATGATCATCTGCTTTGAGGATTTGAAGACTGGAAAATGTTTAAGAGAAATTCCATCTGAAGCAAAGGAAAACAAACTGAACAT GCGTCTTATTGACTTTGGCAGTGCCATTGATGATTTCACTTTGAAGCATCTTTATGGCTCAGGGCCTACTCG GTTTGAACTGTAG